A genomic region of Ovis aries strain OAR_USU_Benz2616 breed Rambouillet chromosome 20, ARS-UI_Ramb_v3.0, whole genome shotgun sequence contains the following coding sequences:
- the MSH5 gene encoding mutS protein homolog 5 isoform X2, producing the protein MASVAATPARTPNGPGPGEASASFPTVASVPGPQEPEEEGEEEPAEIHLCVLWNSGYLGIAYYDTSDSTIHFMPDAPDHESLKLLQRVLDEIDPRSVVTSAKQDENMTRFLGKLASQEHREPKRPEIIFLPSVDFGLEISKQRLLSGNYSFIPDSMTTTEKILFLSSIIPFDCLLMVRALGGLLKFLGRRRIGVELEDYNVSVPILGFKKFVLTNLVSIDQDTYSVLQIFKSESHPSVYKVASGLKEGLSLFGILNRCRCKWGEKLLRLWFTRPTQDLGELNSRLDVIQFFLLPQNLDMAQMLHRLLGHIKNVPLILKRMKLSHTKVSDWQVLYKTVYSALGLRDACRSLPQSIQLFQDIAQEFSDDLHHIASLIGKVVDFEGSLAENRFTVLPNIDPEIDEKKRRLMGLPSFLTEVARKELENLDSRIPSCSVIYIPLIGFLLSIPRLPSMVETSDFEIEGLDFMFLSEEKLHYRSARTKELDALLGDLHCDIRDQETLLMHQLQCQVLARAAVLTRVLDLASRLDVLLALASAARDYGYSRPRYSPQLLGVRIQNGRHPLMELCARTFVPNSAECGRDIGRVKVITGPNSSGKSIYLKQVGLITFMALVGSFVPAEEAEIGAVDAIFTRIHSCESISLGLSTFMIDLNQVAKAVNNATERSLVLVDEFGKGTNTVDGLALLAAVIRHWLALGPTCPHVFVATNFLSLVHLQLLPQGPLVQYLVRTPTQLPRGPEAEHFPELGTGSCIGTGTMSLSVSYSQQRLTKGIGAGSRMTDEPCPLLFSLKTMETCEDGDDLVFFYQVCEGVARASHASHTATQAGLPEKLIARGKQVSDLIRSGKPIKPVQELLKEKQMENCQTLVDKFLKLDLEDPSLDLDIFMSQEVLPAATTIL; encoded by the exons ATGGCTTCGGTAGCAGCGACCCCAGCCAGGACGCCGAACGGACCAGGACCCGGGGAGGCCTCGGCCAGCTTCCCCACGGTGGCTTCAGTGCCGGGCCCCCAGGAGCccgaggaggagggagaggaggagcctGCTGAG ATTCATCTGTGTGTCCTGTGGAATTCAGGATACCTGGGCATTGCCTACTATGATACTAGTGACTCCACCATCCACTTTATGCCAGATGCCCCAGATCACGAGAGCCTCAAGCTGCTTCAAAGAG TTCTGGATGAAATCGATCCCCGGTCTGTTGTTACAAGTGCCAAACAGGATGAGAATATGACTCGGTTTCTGGGGAAGCTTG CCTCCCAAGAGCACAGGGAGCCTAAGAGACCCGAAATCATATTTTTGCCAagtgtggattttg GCCTGGAGATAAGCAAACAGCGCCTCCTTTCTGGAAACTACTCCTTCATCCCAGACTCCATGACCACCACTGAGAAaatcctcttcctctcctccatcatcccctttgACTGCCTCCTCATG GTTCGAGCACTTGGAGGACTGCTCAAGTTCCTGGGTCGAAGAAGAATCGGGGTTGAACTAGAAGACTATAACGTCAGCGTCCCCATCCTAGGCTTCAAGAAATTTGTGTT AACCAATCTGGTGAGCATAGATCAAGACACTTACAG TGTTCTGCAGATATTTAAGAGTGAGTCTCACCCCTCGGTGTACAAAGTGGCCAGCGGACTCAAGGAGGGGCTCAGCCTCTTTG GAATCCTCAATAGATGCCGCTGTAAGTGGGGAGAGAAGCTGCTCAG GCTGTGGTTCACACGTCCAACCCAGGACCTGGGGGAACTGAATTCCCGTCTGGATGTCATTCAGTTTTTCCTGTTACCCCAGAATCTGGACATGGCTCAGATGCTGCACCGATTGCTGGGTCACATCAAGAACGTGCCT CTGATTCTTAAACGCATGAAGTTGTCCCACACCAAGGTCAGTGACTGGCAAGTTCTTTACAAG ACAGTGTACAGTGCCCTTGGCCTGAGGGACGCCTGCCGCTCCCTGCCGCAGTCCATTCAGCTCTTCCAGGACATTGCCCAAGAGTTCTCAGATGACCTGCACCACATTGCCAGCCTCATTGGGAAAGTG GTGGACTTCGAGGGCAGCCTTGCTGAAAATCGCTTCACAGTCCTCCCCAACATAGATCCTGAAATTGATGAGA AAAAACGAAGACTGATGGGACTTCCCAGTTTCCTCACTGAGGTGGCTCGGAAGGAGCTGGAGAATCTGGATTCCCGGATTCCTTCATGCAGTGTCATCTACATTCCTCTG ATCGGCTTCCTTCTTTCTATTCCCCGCCTGCCTTCCATGgtggagaccagtgactttgagATTGAAGGTCTGGACTTCATG TTCCTCTCAGAGGAGAAGCTGCACTATCGAAGTGCTCGAACCAAGGAGCTGGATGCACTGCTGGGGGACCTGCACTGTGACATCCGGG acCAGGAGACCCTGCTGATGCACCAGCTGCAATGCCAGGTGCTGGCGCGGGCAGCCGTCTTGACCCGGGTGTTGGACCTTGCCTCCCGCCTGGACGTCCTGTTGGCTCTTGCCAGTGCCGCCCGAGACTACGGCTACTCAAGGCCCCGTTACTCCCCACAGCTCCTCGGGGTACGAATCCAGAATGGCAG GCATCCGCTGATGGAACTCTGTGCCCGAACCTTCGTGCCCAACTCTGCAGAGTGTGGGAGGGACATAGGGAGGGTCAAAGTCATCACCGGACCCAACTCCTCAGGGAAGAGCATCTACCTCAAACAG GTAGGCTTGATCACATTCATGGCCCTGGTGGGCAGCTTTGTGCCGGCAGAGGAAGCTGAAATCGGGGCAGTAGACGCCATCTTCACCCGAATTCACAGCTGTGAATCCATCTCCCTTGGCCTTTCCACCTTCATGATCGACCTCAACCAG GTGGCGAAAGCGGTGAACAATGCCACCGAGCGCTCACTGGTCCTAGTGGATGAATTCGGAAAGGGAACCAACACG GTGGATGGGCTTGCGCTGCTAGCTGCCGTGATCCGACACTGGCTGGCACTTGGACCCACGTGTCCCCATGTCTTTGTGGCCACCAACTTTCTGAGCCTTGTTCACCTGCAGCTGCTGCCGCAGGGGCCGCTTGTGCAGTATTTGGTGAGGACACCTACCCAGCTCCCCAGGGGCCCCGAGGCTGAGCATTTCCCAGAGCTGGGAACTGGCTCCTGCATTGGAACAGGGACCATGTCCCTTTCTGTTTCTTACTCTCAACAGCGACTGACCAAGGGTATTGGGGCAGGAAGCAGAATGACTGATGAACCCTGTCCCCTTTTATTCTCTTTGAAGACCATGGAGACCTGTGAGGATGGGGACGACCTTGTCTTCTTCTATCAAGTTTGCGAAGGTGTTGCCCGTGCCAGCCACGCCTCCCACACAGCTACCCAGGCAGGGCTTCCTGAGAAACTCATTGCTCGTGGCAAGCAG GTTTCAGACTTGATCCGGAGTGGAAAGCCCATCAAACCTGTCCAGGAGCTGCTAAAGGAGAAGCAGATGGAAAA TTGCCAGACATTAGTAGATAAGTTTCTGAaactggatttggaagatcccagCCTGGACCTGGACATTTTCATGAGTCAGGAGGTGCTGCCTGCTGCCACCACCATCCTCTGA
- the MSH5 gene encoding mutS protein homolog 5 isoform X4 has protein sequence MASVAATPARTPNGPGPGEASASFPTVASVPGPQEPEEEGEEEPAEIHLCVLWNSGYLGIAYYDTSDSTIHFMPDAPDHESLKLLQRVLDEIDPRSVVTSAKQDENMTRFLGKLASQEHREPKRPEIIFLPSVDFGLEISKQRLLSGNYSFIPDSMTTTEKILFLSSIIPFDCLLMVRALGGLLKFLGRRRIGVELEDYNVSVPILGFKKFVLTNLVSIDQDTYSVLQIFKSESHPSVYKVASGLKEGLSLFGILNRCRCKWGEKLLRLWFTRPTQDLGELNSRLDVIQFFLLPQNLDMAQMLHRLLGHIKNVPLILKRMKLSHTKVSDWQVLYKTVYSALGLRDACRSLPQSIQLFQDIAQEFSDDLHHIASLIGKVVDFEGSLAENRFTVLPNIDPEIDEKKRRLMGLPSFLTEVARKELENLDSRIPSCSVIYIPLIGFLLSIPRLPSMVETSDFEIEGLDFMFLSEEKLHYRSARTKELDALLGDLHCDIRDQETLLMHQLQCQVLARAAVLTRVLDLASRLDVLLALASAARDYGYSRPRYSPQLLGVRIQNGRHPLMELCARTFVPNSAECGRDIGRVKVITGPNSSGKSIYLKQIYRSLLRLASPSPQPTPPGAVPVSSLIQVAKAVNNATERSLVLVDEFGKGTNTVDGLALLAAVIRHWLALGPTCPHVFVATNFLSLVHLQLLPQGPLVQYLVRTPTQLPRGPEAEHFPELGTGSCIGTGTMSLSVSYSQQRLTKGIGAGSRMTDEPCPLLFSLKTMETCEDGDDLVFFYQVCEGVARASHASHTATQAGLPEKLIARGKQVSDLIRSGKPIKPVQELLKEKQMENCQTLVDKFLKLDLEDPSLDLDIFMSQEVLPAATTIL, from the exons ATGGCTTCGGTAGCAGCGACCCCAGCCAGGACGCCGAACGGACCAGGACCCGGGGAGGCCTCGGCCAGCTTCCCCACGGTGGCTTCAGTGCCGGGCCCCCAGGAGCccgaggaggagggagaggaggagcctGCTGAG ATTCATCTGTGTGTCCTGTGGAATTCAGGATACCTGGGCATTGCCTACTATGATACTAGTGACTCCACCATCCACTTTATGCCAGATGCCCCAGATCACGAGAGCCTCAAGCTGCTTCAAAGAG TTCTGGATGAAATCGATCCCCGGTCTGTTGTTACAAGTGCCAAACAGGATGAGAATATGACTCGGTTTCTGGGGAAGCTTG CCTCCCAAGAGCACAGGGAGCCTAAGAGACCCGAAATCATATTTTTGCCAagtgtggattttg GCCTGGAGATAAGCAAACAGCGCCTCCTTTCTGGAAACTACTCCTTCATCCCAGACTCCATGACCACCACTGAGAAaatcctcttcctctcctccatcatcccctttgACTGCCTCCTCATG GTTCGAGCACTTGGAGGACTGCTCAAGTTCCTGGGTCGAAGAAGAATCGGGGTTGAACTAGAAGACTATAACGTCAGCGTCCCCATCCTAGGCTTCAAGAAATTTGTGTT AACCAATCTGGTGAGCATAGATCAAGACACTTACAG TGTTCTGCAGATATTTAAGAGTGAGTCTCACCCCTCGGTGTACAAAGTGGCCAGCGGACTCAAGGAGGGGCTCAGCCTCTTTG GAATCCTCAATAGATGCCGCTGTAAGTGGGGAGAGAAGCTGCTCAG GCTGTGGTTCACACGTCCAACCCAGGACCTGGGGGAACTGAATTCCCGTCTGGATGTCATTCAGTTTTTCCTGTTACCCCAGAATCTGGACATGGCTCAGATGCTGCACCGATTGCTGGGTCACATCAAGAACGTGCCT CTGATTCTTAAACGCATGAAGTTGTCCCACACCAAGGTCAGTGACTGGCAAGTTCTTTACAAG ACAGTGTACAGTGCCCTTGGCCTGAGGGACGCCTGCCGCTCCCTGCCGCAGTCCATTCAGCTCTTCCAGGACATTGCCCAAGAGTTCTCAGATGACCTGCACCACATTGCCAGCCTCATTGGGAAAGTG GTGGACTTCGAGGGCAGCCTTGCTGAAAATCGCTTCACAGTCCTCCCCAACATAGATCCTGAAATTGATGAGA AAAAACGAAGACTGATGGGACTTCCCAGTTTCCTCACTGAGGTGGCTCGGAAGGAGCTGGAGAATCTGGATTCCCGGATTCCTTCATGCAGTGTCATCTACATTCCTCTG ATCGGCTTCCTTCTTTCTATTCCCCGCCTGCCTTCCATGgtggagaccagtgactttgagATTGAAGGTCTGGACTTCATG TTCCTCTCAGAGGAGAAGCTGCACTATCGAAGTGCTCGAACCAAGGAGCTGGATGCACTGCTGGGGGACCTGCACTGTGACATCCGGG acCAGGAGACCCTGCTGATGCACCAGCTGCAATGCCAGGTGCTGGCGCGGGCAGCCGTCTTGACCCGGGTGTTGGACCTTGCCTCCCGCCTGGACGTCCTGTTGGCTCTTGCCAGTGCCGCCCGAGACTACGGCTACTCAAGGCCCCGTTACTCCCCACAGCTCCTCGGGGTACGAATCCAGAATGGCAG GCATCCGCTGATGGAACTCTGTGCCCGAACCTTCGTGCCCAACTCTGCAGAGTGTGGGAGGGACATAGGGAGGGTCAAAGTCATCACCGGACCCAACTCCTCAGGGAAGAGCATCTACCTCAAACAG ATCTATCGTTCTCTCCTGAGATTAGCCTCACCTTCACCTCAGCCCACACCTCCAGGCGCTGTACCTGTCTCCTCCCTTATTCAG GTGGCGAAAGCGGTGAACAATGCCACCGAGCGCTCACTGGTCCTAGTGGATGAATTCGGAAAGGGAACCAACACG GTGGATGGGCTTGCGCTGCTAGCTGCCGTGATCCGACACTGGCTGGCACTTGGACCCACGTGTCCCCATGTCTTTGTGGCCACCAACTTTCTGAGCCTTGTTCACCTGCAGCTGCTGCCGCAGGGGCCGCTTGTGCAGTATTTGGTGAGGACACCTACCCAGCTCCCCAGGGGCCCCGAGGCTGAGCATTTCCCAGAGCTGGGAACTGGCTCCTGCATTGGAACAGGGACCATGTCCCTTTCTGTTTCTTACTCTCAACAGCGACTGACCAAGGGTATTGGGGCAGGAAGCAGAATGACTGATGAACCCTGTCCCCTTTTATTCTCTTTGAAGACCATGGAGACCTGTGAGGATGGGGACGACCTTGTCTTCTTCTATCAAGTTTGCGAAGGTGTTGCCCGTGCCAGCCACGCCTCCCACACAGCTACCCAGGCAGGGCTTCCTGAGAAACTCATTGCTCGTGGCAAGCAG GTTTCAGACTTGATCCGGAGTGGAAAGCCCATCAAACCTGTCCAGGAGCTGCTAAAGGAGAAGCAGATGGAAAA TTGCCAGACATTAGTAGATAAGTTTCTGAaactggatttggaagatcccagCCTGGACCTGGACATTTTCATGAGTCAGGAGGTGCTGCCTGCTGCCACCACCATCCTCTGA
- the MSH5 gene encoding mutS protein homolog 5 isoform X7, protein MASVAATPARTPNGPGPGEASASFPTVASVPGPQEPEEEGEEEPAEIHLCVLWNSGYLGIAYYDTSDSTIHFMPDAPDHESLKLLQRVLDEIDPRSVVTSAKQDENMTRFLGKLASQEHREPKRPEIIFLPSVDFGLEISKQRLLSGNYSFIPDSMTTTEKILFLSSIIPFDCLLMVRALGGLLKFLGRRRIGVELEDYNVSVPILGFKKFVLTNLVSIDQDTYSVLQIFKSESHPSVYKVASGLKEGLSLFGILNRCRCKWGEKLLRLWFTRPTQDLGELNSRLDVIQFFLLPQNLDMAQMLHRLLGHIKNVPLILKRMKLSHTKVSDWQVLYKTVYSALGLRDACRSLPQSIQLFQDIAQEFSDDLHHIASLIGKVVDFEGSLAENRFTVLPNIDPEIDEKKRRLMGLPSFLTEVARKELENLDSRIPSCSVIYIPLIGFLLSIPRLPSMVETSDFEIEGLDFMFLSEEKLHYRSARTKELDALLGDLHCDIRDQETLLMHQLQCQVLARAAVLTRVLDLASRLDVLLALASAARDYGYSRPRYSPQLLGVRIQNGRHPLMELCARTFVPNSAECGRDIGRVKVITGPNSSGKSIYLKQVGLITFMALVGSFVPAEEAEIGAVDAIFTRIHSCESISLGLSTFMIDLNQVAKAVNNATERSLVLVDEFGKGTNTVDGLALLAAVIRHWLALGPTCPHVFVATNFLSLVHLQLLPQGPLVQYLTMETCEDGDDLVFFYQVCEGVARASHASHTATQAGLPEKLIARGKQVSDLIRSGKPIKPVQELLKEKQMENCQTLVDKFLKLDLEDPSLDLDIFMSQEVLPAATTIL, encoded by the exons ATGGCTTCGGTAGCAGCGACCCCAGCCAGGACGCCGAACGGACCAGGACCCGGGGAGGCCTCGGCCAGCTTCCCCACGGTGGCTTCAGTGCCGGGCCCCCAGGAGCccgaggaggagggagaggaggagcctGCTGAG ATTCATCTGTGTGTCCTGTGGAATTCAGGATACCTGGGCATTGCCTACTATGATACTAGTGACTCCACCATCCACTTTATGCCAGATGCCCCAGATCACGAGAGCCTCAAGCTGCTTCAAAGAG TTCTGGATGAAATCGATCCCCGGTCTGTTGTTACAAGTGCCAAACAGGATGAGAATATGACTCGGTTTCTGGGGAAGCTTG CCTCCCAAGAGCACAGGGAGCCTAAGAGACCCGAAATCATATTTTTGCCAagtgtggattttg GCCTGGAGATAAGCAAACAGCGCCTCCTTTCTGGAAACTACTCCTTCATCCCAGACTCCATGACCACCACTGAGAAaatcctcttcctctcctccatcatcccctttgACTGCCTCCTCATG GTTCGAGCACTTGGAGGACTGCTCAAGTTCCTGGGTCGAAGAAGAATCGGGGTTGAACTAGAAGACTATAACGTCAGCGTCCCCATCCTAGGCTTCAAGAAATTTGTGTT AACCAATCTGGTGAGCATAGATCAAGACACTTACAG TGTTCTGCAGATATTTAAGAGTGAGTCTCACCCCTCGGTGTACAAAGTGGCCAGCGGACTCAAGGAGGGGCTCAGCCTCTTTG GAATCCTCAATAGATGCCGCTGTAAGTGGGGAGAGAAGCTGCTCAG GCTGTGGTTCACACGTCCAACCCAGGACCTGGGGGAACTGAATTCCCGTCTGGATGTCATTCAGTTTTTCCTGTTACCCCAGAATCTGGACATGGCTCAGATGCTGCACCGATTGCTGGGTCACATCAAGAACGTGCCT CTGATTCTTAAACGCATGAAGTTGTCCCACACCAAGGTCAGTGACTGGCAAGTTCTTTACAAG ACAGTGTACAGTGCCCTTGGCCTGAGGGACGCCTGCCGCTCCCTGCCGCAGTCCATTCAGCTCTTCCAGGACATTGCCCAAGAGTTCTCAGATGACCTGCACCACATTGCCAGCCTCATTGGGAAAGTG GTGGACTTCGAGGGCAGCCTTGCTGAAAATCGCTTCACAGTCCTCCCCAACATAGATCCTGAAATTGATGAGA AAAAACGAAGACTGATGGGACTTCCCAGTTTCCTCACTGAGGTGGCTCGGAAGGAGCTGGAGAATCTGGATTCCCGGATTCCTTCATGCAGTGTCATCTACATTCCTCTG ATCGGCTTCCTTCTTTCTATTCCCCGCCTGCCTTCCATGgtggagaccagtgactttgagATTGAAGGTCTGGACTTCATG TTCCTCTCAGAGGAGAAGCTGCACTATCGAAGTGCTCGAACCAAGGAGCTGGATGCACTGCTGGGGGACCTGCACTGTGACATCCGGG acCAGGAGACCCTGCTGATGCACCAGCTGCAATGCCAGGTGCTGGCGCGGGCAGCCGTCTTGACCCGGGTGTTGGACCTTGCCTCCCGCCTGGACGTCCTGTTGGCTCTTGCCAGTGCCGCCCGAGACTACGGCTACTCAAGGCCCCGTTACTCCCCACAGCTCCTCGGGGTACGAATCCAGAATGGCAG GCATCCGCTGATGGAACTCTGTGCCCGAACCTTCGTGCCCAACTCTGCAGAGTGTGGGAGGGACATAGGGAGGGTCAAAGTCATCACCGGACCCAACTCCTCAGGGAAGAGCATCTACCTCAAACAG GTAGGCTTGATCACATTCATGGCCCTGGTGGGCAGCTTTGTGCCGGCAGAGGAAGCTGAAATCGGGGCAGTAGACGCCATCTTCACCCGAATTCACAGCTGTGAATCCATCTCCCTTGGCCTTTCCACCTTCATGATCGACCTCAACCAG GTGGCGAAAGCGGTGAACAATGCCACCGAGCGCTCACTGGTCCTAGTGGATGAATTCGGAAAGGGAACCAACACG GTGGATGGGCTTGCGCTGCTAGCTGCCGTGATCCGACACTGGCTGGCACTTGGACCCACGTGTCCCCATGTCTTTGTGGCCACCAACTTTCTGAGCCTTGTTCACCTGCAGCTGCTGCCGCAGGGGCCGCTTGTGCAGTATTTG ACCATGGAGACCTGTGAGGATGGGGACGACCTTGTCTTCTTCTATCAAGTTTGCGAAGGTGTTGCCCGTGCCAGCCACGCCTCCCACACAGCTACCCAGGCAGGGCTTCCTGAGAAACTCATTGCTCGTGGCAAGCAG GTTTCAGACTTGATCCGGAGTGGAAAGCCCATCAAACCTGTCCAGGAGCTGCTAAAGGAGAAGCAGATGGAAAA TTGCCAGACATTAGTAGATAAGTTTCTGAaactggatttggaagatcccagCCTGGACCTGGACATTTTCATGAGTCAGGAGGTGCTGCCTGCTGCCACCACCATCCTCTGA
- the MSH5 gene encoding mutS protein homolog 5 isoform X1, giving the protein MASVAATPARTPNGPGPGEASASFPTVASVPGPQEPEEEGEEEPAEIHLCVLWNSGYLGIAYYDTSDSTIHFMPDAPDHESLKLLQRVLDEIDPRSVVTSAKQDENMTRFLGKLASQEHREPKRPEIIFLPSVDFGLEISKQRLLSGNYSFIPDSMTTTEKILFLSSIIPFDCLLMVRALGGLLKFLGRRRIGVELEDYNVSVPILGFKKFVLTNLVSIDQDTYSVLQIFKSESHPSVYKVASGLKEGLSLFGILNRCRCKWGEKLLRLWFTRPTQDLGELNSRLDVIQFFLLPQNLDMAQMLHRLLGHIKNVPLILKRMKLSHTKVSDWQVLYKTVYSALGLRDACRSLPQSIQLFQDIAQEFSDDLHHIASLIGKVVDFEGSLAENRFTVLPNIDPEIDEKKRRLMGLPSFLTEVARKELENLDSRIPSCSVIYIPLIGFLLSIPRLPSMVETSDFEIEGLDFMFLSEEKLHYRSARTKELDALLGDLHCDIRDQETLLMHQLQCQVLARAAVLTRVLDLASRLDVLLALASAARDYGYSRPRYSPQLLGVRIQNGRHPLMELCARTFVPNSAECGRDIGRVKVITGPNSSGKSIYLKQIYRSLLRLASPSPQPTPPGAVPVSSLIQVGLITFMALVGSFVPAEEAEIGAVDAIFTRIHSCESISLGLSTFMIDLNQVAKAVNNATERSLVLVDEFGKGTNTVDGLALLAAVIRHWLALGPTCPHVFVATNFLSLVHLQLLPQGPLVQYLVRTPTQLPRGPEAEHFPELGTGSCIGTGTMSLSVSYSQQRLTKGIGAGSRMTDEPCPLLFSLKTMETCEDGDDLVFFYQVCEGVARASHASHTATQAGLPEKLIARGKQVSDLIRSGKPIKPVQELLKEKQMENCQTLVDKFLKLDLEDPSLDLDIFMSQEVLPAATTIL; this is encoded by the exons ATGGCTTCGGTAGCAGCGACCCCAGCCAGGACGCCGAACGGACCAGGACCCGGGGAGGCCTCGGCCAGCTTCCCCACGGTGGCTTCAGTGCCGGGCCCCCAGGAGCccgaggaggagggagaggaggagcctGCTGAG ATTCATCTGTGTGTCCTGTGGAATTCAGGATACCTGGGCATTGCCTACTATGATACTAGTGACTCCACCATCCACTTTATGCCAGATGCCCCAGATCACGAGAGCCTCAAGCTGCTTCAAAGAG TTCTGGATGAAATCGATCCCCGGTCTGTTGTTACAAGTGCCAAACAGGATGAGAATATGACTCGGTTTCTGGGGAAGCTTG CCTCCCAAGAGCACAGGGAGCCTAAGAGACCCGAAATCATATTTTTGCCAagtgtggattttg GCCTGGAGATAAGCAAACAGCGCCTCCTTTCTGGAAACTACTCCTTCATCCCAGACTCCATGACCACCACTGAGAAaatcctcttcctctcctccatcatcccctttgACTGCCTCCTCATG GTTCGAGCACTTGGAGGACTGCTCAAGTTCCTGGGTCGAAGAAGAATCGGGGTTGAACTAGAAGACTATAACGTCAGCGTCCCCATCCTAGGCTTCAAGAAATTTGTGTT AACCAATCTGGTGAGCATAGATCAAGACACTTACAG TGTTCTGCAGATATTTAAGAGTGAGTCTCACCCCTCGGTGTACAAAGTGGCCAGCGGACTCAAGGAGGGGCTCAGCCTCTTTG GAATCCTCAATAGATGCCGCTGTAAGTGGGGAGAGAAGCTGCTCAG GCTGTGGTTCACACGTCCAACCCAGGACCTGGGGGAACTGAATTCCCGTCTGGATGTCATTCAGTTTTTCCTGTTACCCCAGAATCTGGACATGGCTCAGATGCTGCACCGATTGCTGGGTCACATCAAGAACGTGCCT CTGATTCTTAAACGCATGAAGTTGTCCCACACCAAGGTCAGTGACTGGCAAGTTCTTTACAAG ACAGTGTACAGTGCCCTTGGCCTGAGGGACGCCTGCCGCTCCCTGCCGCAGTCCATTCAGCTCTTCCAGGACATTGCCCAAGAGTTCTCAGATGACCTGCACCACATTGCCAGCCTCATTGGGAAAGTG GTGGACTTCGAGGGCAGCCTTGCTGAAAATCGCTTCACAGTCCTCCCCAACATAGATCCTGAAATTGATGAGA AAAAACGAAGACTGATGGGACTTCCCAGTTTCCTCACTGAGGTGGCTCGGAAGGAGCTGGAGAATCTGGATTCCCGGATTCCTTCATGCAGTGTCATCTACATTCCTCTG ATCGGCTTCCTTCTTTCTATTCCCCGCCTGCCTTCCATGgtggagaccagtgactttgagATTGAAGGTCTGGACTTCATG TTCCTCTCAGAGGAGAAGCTGCACTATCGAAGTGCTCGAACCAAGGAGCTGGATGCACTGCTGGGGGACCTGCACTGTGACATCCGGG acCAGGAGACCCTGCTGATGCACCAGCTGCAATGCCAGGTGCTGGCGCGGGCAGCCGTCTTGACCCGGGTGTTGGACCTTGCCTCCCGCCTGGACGTCCTGTTGGCTCTTGCCAGTGCCGCCCGAGACTACGGCTACTCAAGGCCCCGTTACTCCCCACAGCTCCTCGGGGTACGAATCCAGAATGGCAG GCATCCGCTGATGGAACTCTGTGCCCGAACCTTCGTGCCCAACTCTGCAGAGTGTGGGAGGGACATAGGGAGGGTCAAAGTCATCACCGGACCCAACTCCTCAGGGAAGAGCATCTACCTCAAACAG ATCTATCGTTCTCTCCTGAGATTAGCCTCACCTTCACCTCAGCCCACACCTCCAGGCGCTGTACCTGTCTCCTCCCTTATTCAGGTAGGCTTGATCACATTCATGGCCCTGGTGGGCAGCTTTGTGCCGGCAGAGGAAGCTGAAATCGGGGCAGTAGACGCCATCTTCACCCGAATTCACAGCTGTGAATCCATCTCCCTTGGCCTTTCCACCTTCATGATCGACCTCAACCAG GTGGCGAAAGCGGTGAACAATGCCACCGAGCGCTCACTGGTCCTAGTGGATGAATTCGGAAAGGGAACCAACACG GTGGATGGGCTTGCGCTGCTAGCTGCCGTGATCCGACACTGGCTGGCACTTGGACCCACGTGTCCCCATGTCTTTGTGGCCACCAACTTTCTGAGCCTTGTTCACCTGCAGCTGCTGCCGCAGGGGCCGCTTGTGCAGTATTTGGTGAGGACACCTACCCAGCTCCCCAGGGGCCCCGAGGCTGAGCATTTCCCAGAGCTGGGAACTGGCTCCTGCATTGGAACAGGGACCATGTCCCTTTCTGTTTCTTACTCTCAACAGCGACTGACCAAGGGTATTGGGGCAGGAAGCAGAATGACTGATGAACCCTGTCCCCTTTTATTCTCTTTGAAGACCATGGAGACCTGTGAGGATGGGGACGACCTTGTCTTCTTCTATCAAGTTTGCGAAGGTGTTGCCCGTGCCAGCCACGCCTCCCACACAGCTACCCAGGCAGGGCTTCCTGAGAAACTCATTGCTCGTGGCAAGCAG GTTTCAGACTTGATCCGGAGTGGAAAGCCCATCAAACCTGTCCAGGAGCTGCTAAAGGAGAAGCAGATGGAAAA TTGCCAGACATTAGTAGATAAGTTTCTGAaactggatttggaagatcccagCCTGGACCTGGACATTTTCATGAGTCAGGAGGTGCTGCCTGCTGCCACCACCATCCTCTGA